A window of the Burkholderia sp. 9120 genome harbors these coding sequences:
- a CDS encoding GNAT family N-acetyltransferase has translation MSDSKTDSITYRRFTLDDIAAAHALTVELKWPHRADDWRFVAQLGVGFVAEDASGVIGTALCWKYGADRASLGMVIVSPARQGHGIGRKLMECVLEELGSRVTFLHATPAGQPLYEKLGFRAAGTLDQHQGAAFQPPLVSLPPGERLRPLGSRDTARLVELASRASGLDRGEVLPALMSTADGIALDRDGELVGFALFRRFGRGFAIGPVVAPASDDASRAKALISHWLALNEGVFVRIDTPGDSGLTEWLEQLGLPRVDTVVKMVRAEAGVTNEPAQANDVASASTAAAGHAACLQYGIINQAIL, from the coding sequence GTGTCCGATTCGAAGACCGATTCGATTACCTATAGACGCTTCACCCTCGACGACATCGCCGCCGCGCACGCGCTGACCGTCGAGCTCAAGTGGCCGCATCGCGCCGACGACTGGCGCTTCGTCGCGCAACTGGGCGTGGGTTTCGTCGCGGAAGACGCGAGCGGCGTGATCGGCACCGCGCTGTGCTGGAAGTACGGCGCGGATCGCGCGTCGCTCGGCATGGTGATCGTGTCGCCGGCGCGGCAAGGGCACGGCATCGGCAGAAAGCTGATGGAATGCGTGCTCGAAGAACTCGGCAGCCGCGTCACGTTTCTGCACGCGACACCCGCCGGTCAGCCGCTCTATGAAAAGCTCGGCTTTCGCGCGGCCGGCACGCTCGATCAACATCAGGGCGCGGCGTTCCAGCCGCCGCTCGTGTCCTTGCCACCGGGCGAGCGGCTGCGCCCGCTCGGCTCCCGCGATACGGCACGGCTGGTCGAACTGGCTTCGCGAGCCAGCGGCCTGGATCGCGGCGAGGTGCTGCCCGCGTTGATGAGCACCGCCGACGGCATCGCGCTCGACCGCGATGGCGAACTGGTCGGCTTCGCGCTGTTTCGGCGCTTCGGGCGGGGCTTCGCGATCGGGCCGGTGGTGGCGCCCGCATCCGATGACGCGAGCCGCGCCAAGGCACTGATCAGCCACTGGCTCGCGCTGAATGAAGGCGTGTTCGTGCGGATCGATACGCCAGGCGACAGCGGTCTGACTGAATGGCTGGAACAGTTGGGGCTGCCGCGCGTGGATACGGTGGTGAAGATGGTGCGGGCCGAGGCTGGCGTCACTAACGAACCCGCACAGGCGAATGACGTTGCGTCCGCAAGCACTGCCGCCGCCGGCCACGCCGCCTGCCTTCAATACGGCATCATCAACCAGGCAATCCTCTGA